The Mytilus edulis chromosome 12, xbMytEdul2.2, whole genome shotgun sequence genome contains a region encoding:
- the LOC139497359 gene encoding uncharacterized protein has product MASNWTVCGVCDFRNIQKTSVVWCSECDEGLCDECKEHHSAVKSSRNHSVIPVTEYQKLPLNVLAITQTCQKHKEQYQTFCKKHDCPCCRRCVIETHNECKDLTAIDDIIHDIKSSNAFLELEKQLSELLENIKRVQNDRIKNLKDLKEERDMIAHDIEQTRNKINDYLDKIQDNLLKELAFTEENEGKKIKQLLSLIEENEREIKDLQVNLTNIKEHASDLQAFLALKHIEKDVTDKAEYIQFVVKSEDMKTKTFSFVVSEKVRNFVGIEHFGSVVVNSKSCKVVVTGNKTQQAQMTVPNTVSKNIDKIKLKKIMEIDLQSKLTRGCAILPNGKMMFCVDDVMKIVALNSNGTFDFEIKLKIKPCDIAYIEAENIVLVTSGNSSQAVIHIVDLNSRSIKQTMKVTSSAYGIAIRINAIVYCEGHSGIIEMHLNDESKQTLVSVNMPSFSYVAFHKNRVYYTNKDTNAVVCHNINGNLEWQLKDSSNICYPQGISVDVSGNVYVACRNSSTVIIISSDGTNFRNILSASDGLKNPRALQFDQTSNKLLVVNSSGKALLYDVS; this is encoded by the coding sequence atGGCTAGTAATTGGACTGTGTGTGGCGTCTGTGACTTCCGGAACATACAAAAAACGTCAGTGGTGTGGTGTTCAGAATGTGACGAAGGACTTTGTGACGAGTGTAAAGAACACCATAGTGCCGTAAAATCATCACGAAACCATAGCGTTATCCCTGTCACTGAGTACCAGAAACTACCGTTGAACGTATTAGCGATAACACAAACATGTCAAAAACACAAAGAGCAATATCAAACATTCTGTAAGAAACATGATTGTCCGTGCTGCAGAAGATGTGTTATAGAGACACataatgagtgtaaagatttaaCAGCAATTGACGACATCATCCATGATATCAAATCATCAAATGCATTTCTTGAGTTAGAAAAACAGCTATCGGAATTGTTAGAGAATATCAAAAGAGTCCAAAATGATCGTATCAAAAATCTAAAAGACCTTAAGGAAGAGCGAGACATGATTGCACATGATATTGAGCAAACCCGTAATAAGATAAACGACTATCTTGATAAGATACAAGATAATCTTCTTAAGGAACTAGCTTTTACCGAAGAAAACGAAGGCAAGAAAATTAAGCAGTTGTTGTCTTTGATTGAAGAGAATGAAAGAGAGATTAAGGATTTACAAGTTAATCTAACTAACATAAAGGAACACGCATCAGATCTTCAAGCCTTCTTAGCATTAAAACATATTGAAAAAGATGTTACTGACAAAGCGGAATATATTCAGTTTGTTGTTAAAAGCGAGGACATGAAGacaaaaaccttttcatttgtagTTAGCGAAAAGGTAAGGAATTTTGTTGGGATTGAACATTTTGGGTCCGTTGTTGTGAATTCAAAATCGTGTAAAGTTGTCGTTACAggtaacaaaacacaacaagCTCAGATGACTGTACCCAATACAGTAtccaaaaacattgataaaatcaaacttaaaaaaataatggaaattgATTTGCAGAGTAAGCTTACTAGAGGATGTGCAATTCTTCCAAATGGAAAAATGATGTTTTGTGTTGATGATGTTATGAAAATAGTAGCATTGAATAGCAATGGTACGTTTGACTTCGAAATCAAACTGAAAATAAAACCATGTGATATAGCGTATATTGAAGCAGAAAATATCGTACTCGTGACCAGTGGTAACTCTTCTCAAGCGGTTATTCACATAGTCGACCTGAACAGTAGAAGCATTAAGCAGACTATGAAAGTAACTTCAAGTGCATATGGGATAGCAATAAGAATAAATGCAATCGTTTACTGCGAAGGACATTCAGGGATAATAGAAATGCATTTAAATGATGAATCCAAACAGACACTAGTAAGCGTTAATATGCCATCGTTTTCTTATGTTGCATTCCATAAAAACAGGGTTTATTATACTAATAAAGACACGAATGCTGTAGTATGTCACAACATTAATGGAAATTTAGAATGGCAGTTAAAAGATTCATCTAATATTTGTTATCCACAGGGTATATCTGTAGATGTCAGTGGAAACGTGTATGTAGCGTGTAGAAATTCCTCCACTGTTATTATTATTAGCTCCGATGGAACAAATTTCAGAAACATATTGTCCGCTAGTGATGGTCTCAAAAATCCACGTGCATTACAGTTTGATCAAACAAGTAATAAATTATTAGTTGTAAACAGCAGCGGTAAGGCATTGCTATATGATGTTTCCTGA
- the LOC139497361 gene encoding tripartite motif-containing protein 2-like, producing the protein MASNWTVCGLCNYRNINKASVVWCSECDEGLCGECREHHGASKSTRNHDTMSITEYQKLQPNVLEITQTCQKHKEHYQIFCKKHDCPCCRRCVIETHNDCNDLTAIEDIVKNVKSSNAWLEVEQTLVQMLKNVQRIRNDRTENLKCLQDQRVEIERDINQTRKMINDHLDKIHDKTIKELYANEENESKRIKLLLCEIEDIEKGISDLQGNQNNIRQHASELQTFLALKHIEKEVSDKAECIQSVLKNEDMKIKTLALEVNKDVQNIDRADCFGSVSVESKSFKVVIDSYKNKQAQMMVPIVISKCIDDIVLSNKMEINLKSSGNVRGCAILPNGQMLFSDNEGIKTIALKDNCSHDLDIALNTAAFDMAYIEGEHTIAVTTGYSGKSIHIINVNRTRKRSIKTSANPYGIALKKNTLVYCKEGKGIMEVQLNGESEKTLVCLDMPSFSYVAVYGDNMYYTNKDNHSVTCYDILGNLKWTFKNTKNLRYPQGIAVDNNGNVYVASMDTNSVVIITLDGKRCKTILSSRDGLSKPRAMHFEPTSNKFLVANETKFAFLFDVS; encoded by the coding sequence ATGGCGAGTAATTGGACTGTTTGTGGTTTATGTAATTACCGAAACATCAACAAAGCATCAGTAGTGTGGTGTTCAGAATGTGACGAGGGACTTTGTGGCGAGTGTAGAGAGCACCATGGTGCATCAAAATCAACTAGGAACCATGACACTATGTCAATTACAGAATATCAGAAGCTACAACCAAATGTGTTAGAGATAACACAAACATGTCAAAAACACAAAGAACACTATCAAATATTCTGTAAGAAACATGATTGCCCGTGTTGTAGGAGGTGTGTTATTGAGACACACAATGATTGTAATGATTTGACAGCAATAGAGGACATCGTCAAAAATGTCAAGTCATCGAATGCGTGGTTAGAGGTAGAGCAAACATTGGTCCAAATGTTGAAAAATGTACAAAGAATTCGTAACGATCGCacagaaaatttaaaatgtcTACAGGATCAGAGGGTAGAGATTGAACGTGATATAAACCAAACCCGGAAAATGATCAACGACCACTTAGACAAAATACATGACAAAACAATTAAAGAATTATATGCTAATGAAGAAAATGAAAGTAAGAGAATAAAGCTGTTGTTGTGTGAGATTGAAGACATTGAAAAGGGAATTTCTGACCTCCAAGGTAACCAAAATAACATAAGGCAACATGCATCAGAACTTCAAACATTTTTAGCATTAAAGCACATTGAAAAAGAGGTTTCTGATAAAGCAGAATGTATTCAGTCCGTCCTTAAGAACGAGGACATGAAGATAAAAACACTGGCTTTGGAGGTTAACAAAGACGTACAAAACATTGACAGGGCTGATTGTTTTGGGTCCGTTAGTGTTGAGTCGAAGTCGTTCAAAGTTGTTATTGAcagttacaaaaacaaacaagctCAGATGATGGTACCTATTGTAATTTCCAAATGCATTGATGATATCGTACTAAGCAACAAAatggaaataaatttgaaatcttCTGGGAATGTAAGGGGTTGCGCAATTCTGCCAAATGGGCAGATGCTGTTTTCTGATAATGAGGGTATAAAAACAATCGCGTTGAAAGACAACTGTTCGCACGATTTAGACATCGCGCTAAATACAGCCGCATTTGATATGGCGTATATTGAAGGAGAACATACCATAGCCGTTACCACTGGTTATTCTGGAAAATCAATTCATATTATTAACGTCAACAGAACGAGAAAGAGATCTATAAAAACTAGTGCAAATCCATATGGTATAGCACTGAAGAAAAATACCCTGGTATACTGTAAGGAAGGTAAAGGGATAATGGAAGTGCAATTGAATGGTGAATCAGAAAAGACACTTGTTTGCCTTGATATGCCATCTTTTTCGTATGTTGCTGTGTATGGTGACAATATGTATTATACAAATAAAGACAACCATTCTGTAACATGCTATGATATCCTTGGAAATTTAAAATGGACATTTAAGAATACAAAAAACCTGCGATATCCACAGGGTATAGCTGTAGACAACAATGGAAACGTGTATGTGGCCAGTATGGATACAAACAGCGTTGTCATCATTACGCTTGATGGAAAGCGTTGCAAGACAATATTATCCTCTCGTGATGGCCTTAGTAAGCCGCGTGCAATGCATTTCGAACCAACAAGTAACAAGTTTTTAGTTGCCAATGAAACTAAATTTGCATTTCTATTTGATGTTTCCTAA